The genome window GCCTTTGTAGGTCGTTTCTCAGACGGTGAAATCCAAGTAGAAATTCAAGAAAACGTTCGTGGCAAAAATGTCGTGGTGATTCAATCAACCTGCGCTCCAACGAACGACAGCTTGATGGAATTGATGATCATGATTGATGCGTTGAAGCGTGCATCTGCAAGTCGTATCACCGCAGTAATCCCTTACTTTGGTTACGCACGTCAAGATCGCCGCCCACGCTCCGCGCGTGTTGCTATCTCCGCTCGTATCGTGGCAAATATGCTGCAATCCGTTGCTGGCATTGAGCGCGTTCTCACCATGGATCTCCATGCCGACCAAATTCAAGGCTTTTTTGATATTCCAGTAGATAACATTTATGCCTCCCCTGTTCTGTTGGCTGACTTAGAAGCACAAAAGACTAAAAAAGACTTGATCATTGTTTCTCCAGACATCGGTGGCGTGGTTCGCGCTCGCGCCATGGCAAAACAATTAGGCACGGATTTGGCGATTATTGATAAACGCCGCCCTAAGGCCAACGTATCTGAAGTAATGCACCTTATTGGCGAAGTAGAAGGTCGCCATTGTGTCATCATGGATGACATCATTGATACCGGCGGAACCCTCTGTAAGGCTGCTGAAGCGCTTAAAGAGCGTGGTGCCAAGGGTGTGACTGCTTACTGTACTCACGCCGTTCTATCAGGCGGAGCTGTAGCTCGTATTGCCGCCTCCGAATTAGATGAGTTGGTTGTCACCGACACCATCCCATTAACTGCAGAAGCCTTAAAAGTGAGCAAAATCCGTCAATTGACGGTAGCCCCATTGCTAGCCGAGACCCTTTCTCGCATCAGCAAGGGTGACTCAGTTATGTCTATGTTTGCTGAATAAGCCAAAAAACCCCGTTTTACCCCGTTTTTTGGCAGTTTTAGGGCATTTGTAGGCAAAAATCTTCATTCCCACGATATAATTGAAGGCTTTTCCGTTTGGTCGCGAACGGAAATTAACCTTAAAAGGGAATTTAATATGAAAGTTGTAGCCTTTGAAAGAAGCGTACAGGGAACGGGTGCGAGCCGCCGTCTGCGCAATTCCGGAAAAACTCCGGGAATCGTTTACGGTAGTAAAGATCCAGCCTTGGTCATCGAGTTAGACCATAACGCGTTGTTCCATGCTCTCCGCAAGGAAGCATTCCACTCATCTATTTTGGATTTGGAAATTAGTGGCAAGACACAAAAAGTGTTGTTGCGCGATTACCAAATGCATCCATTCAAGCCATTGGTTTTGCACATTGACTTCCAGCGC of Polynucleobacter sp. AP-Titi-500A-B4 contains these proteins:
- a CDS encoding ribose-phosphate pyrophosphokinase; its protein translation is MSSTNSDLLTLFTGNANPVLAEAVAKELKLPMGKAFVGRFSDGEIQVEIQENVRGKNVVVIQSTCAPTNDSLMELMIMIDALKRASASRITAVIPYFGYARQDRRPRSARVAISARIVANMLQSVAGIERVLTMDLHADQIQGFFDIPVDNIYASPVLLADLEAQKTKKDLIIVSPDIGGVVRARAMAKQLGTDLAIIDKRRPKANVSEVMHLIGEVEGRHCVIMDDIIDTGGTLCKAAEALKERGAKGVTAYCTHAVLSGGAVARIAASELDELVVTDTIPLTAEALKVSKIRQLTVAPLLAETLSRISKGDSVMSMFAE